Genomic window (Primulina eburnea isolate SZY01 chromosome 8, ASM2296580v1, whole genome shotgun sequence):
gatgaacaagattccatgccaaatttctttagcaattccttggtatatttggtttgactgataaatgttcctgaatccagttgcttcacttgtaaaccaagaaagaatgtcagctcacccatcatgctcatctcgaacttatcctgcatcaacttggaaaatttcttgcataatttggggttagttgacccaaaaataatgtcatcaacgtaaatttgaacaagtaagatatgatcatttttcgaaaatttaaacaaagtcttatcaactgatccaacagaaaaatcatgatcagttaggaattttgaaagggtttcatgccaagctcttggagcttgtttgagaccatataacgctttgttcaaataatagacatgatcagggaagttatgattgacaaaacctggaggttgttcaacgtagacttcttcctgtaattggccatttaggaatgcacttttcacatccatttgatagactttaaagttcttgaatgatgcataggcaagaaatattctgattgcttccagtcttgcaactggtgcatatgtttcatcataatcaattccttcttcttgtctatatccttgtgccactagccttgctttgttgcgcacaattgaaccatcttcgttcagtttgtgtctgtacacccattttgtacctataacagttttagaaactggtcttggaactaagttccagacattgttatgaacaaactgatttagctcttcttgcattgcattaatccaattaggatcagcaagagcttcgtcagtttttgttggttctaattgagttacaaaagctgaatgaataaatagattgagcatctgatttcttgttcttactggatcagatgggttacctattaccagttctggagggtgtgatttcttccatctaagttcagcatttgttgcttcaccgtcagcaaattcttcgttaggtaactgaatgttctcagtttcagttggagctgattcagttgttaactgattctcattagtttgctccactaactgattgtcaagatttgcttccaattcagctggttgatccaatatctcaggttcaggtgtatgaaagatattttgattattacgactttcgtctgagtcatcatcttccagacggatatctgtaaattgattagctagctcaacttgatcagttggcttatcaattagtgccgtttcatcaaaatcaacatgtgcagattcttcaacatttaaggttttcttattaaatactctgtaagctatgctaactgatgaatatccaaggaatattccttctgcagatttgacatcgaatgtttttagataatttttaccattgttatgaataaaacatctacagccaaatattttgaagtaagtgattatgctttttcttccatgccagatctcatatggtgttttcatgtgatttttattaatcattgatctgttctgagtgtagcatgcagtgtttactgcttctgcccaaaatttttgagaaataccagaatcagcaagcattgttctagcagcttctttaagagtccgattccttctctcagctacaccgttttgctgaggtgttcttgctgctgagagctcatgcttgattccagtattttctaaaaagcttgaaagtgtttgattgatgaattcagttcctcgatcagatctgattcgatcaatcccaactgatgtttcatttaaaagtcttttcaagagtttaatcagttgtgcagccgtatggtctttggatttgagaaatataacccaagtaaatcttgaaaaatcatctacgaccaccaaggtgtatttcattccccctaagctcatgactggtattggaccaaagagatccatgtgcaatagttctaagcatcgggatgaagacttacagcctttgttttagaaagaagatcgtacttgttttccatactgacatgctgaaaaaagttttcttttgaaaaatttattttgggcaaaccagttacaagttcatgcttactcagataggcaagggatttaaaatttaaatgatttaatcttttatgccacaaccagttttgagatgatttagaggcaataaaacatactggtgcataaggttgatcattccagctgactttgtaagtgtttccacttCTTTTaccagttagaataatctcttcagttgagtttttgactgaacaagagtgtttgtcaaactgaactgagaatccattatcgcataactgactaatgcttatcagattatacttaagattctcgagtaataaaacatcattaatggtgaagttaccatcgataagcttacccttacccacagttttacctttggagttatcttcaaaactgatgtttggaccagtgtatttgaccagttgagataataaatttgaatttcttgtcatgtgtcgtgagcatccactgtccaaataccatattgatccaatgcttgtacctgcTATCTGCAATCAAATACaagataagattgtggtacccttttctatttgggtccaaagttgattagacctttaggaatccagacttgaatcagtctaactgaccgtcctgttgctgtattccatatggttcTTCCttgtctgtgtgtgcttggtgtatggtgtgtggatgatacaacatgtgttttgccctttttcaactgattgttcaaccgatatcttctctgaactggcttactattgtagtagtttgagtagctatttgaatattttctgctgagaGTTTTTAGTTGCTGACTCCATGAGTCAGTCTCACCCTTTGGATTATATCCAATGCCACATCTCttgcctttattcatattctgagatggctgttcaatcagtttactcggctctgcttgttcttgtaccataactgattttacaaagtgaatatatttccctttgttcatattcaattttggttgagtatcttgggaagacgaatcatctttactacagaatcctaaaccagttttatcatcaactgatttctgagaattctgtatattagttaaagttttagatgatttgttccaagcctgaataagctcattgtgctttgaattttcaagcaacaatttttgaatcattaattgatccctgcttctttcatttctgagttcagcaatctcccttttcagactcaacatatcaactgattcatcagtttttgttttatcgtctttgggatcatcttgctttacTCTGGTTTTTTCAAAcaataaagcaagcttttgatactcactgaccatgtcataaagagttgagatgagttcttctcttgtaaaatcagttgaactaaaatcaaatacctgctgatcgcttgattgatcttctatgttatcagccatcagacattttacttcttcctcatcctcactagaactgcaagaactttctggttctgactcttcgctgtcagtttttgcccatttggctttgctatcttcagctaggagtacttcatgtttctttctgtaaggcttcttgtcgtccttagatctcctcttatcctcatacactttcttctttctttcagttgaggcttgattgtcctttttaggcttgagacagttagcaataaagtgacccgatttgccacagttgtaacatacattagactcttctctggagttgtttctttgataattcttctgaaaatttccttgatttttcctcatgaatcttccaaatttcttaataaatagtgacatagcatcattgctcagttgatcagcagctttctcaactgaaccagttggttcacttctaacagcagtcaaggcagtagttgctgctggggtagatggttctccttctcgagtttgaagttcaaactcatatgctttcaggtcagcaaataaatcatgaagttcaactttgtttaggtctttggattccctcaatgccatagttttgacatcccattctttgggaagtcctctgattactttcaacgatacttctttatttgtatacacttttccaagtgcattcagttcgttgatgatacagctggttctttcatcatattcgtgcattgtttctcccatcttcattctgatgttgtcgaacttctgcacagcaactgaaagtttgttttctttggtttgttcattgccttcgcaaagttgaattaacttctcccaaatttctttggcggttttgcacattttgattttactgaacgttactttgtccagtgtcttatacaatatgtcttttgcaacattgtctagatttgcctttctcttgtcctcagtagtccactcatctctgggcttttcaattcggtgaggtgccccttcagtaatagcaacagctgtgtttgctttcaaaatcttcatgggtccgtctgttataacgtaccacatgtcatcgtcttgtgcagctaaatgagcctgcattctgattttccagtcatcgaaatcttctctggagaacataggaatcttgttgaatgaggacatagtgatcagattgagtatagatagtctttgataggatatgccctgctctgataccacttgataggatcggttattgactaaggagtgtttagaagggggtggttgaataaacacttctagtaatttaaatgttcttcgaaaaaggtagttcagttttattacaaactgaactaagtatcccgtcggtcaataacaatcagttaaactgaataatcagttgcggaaagtaaactgattgaaagatagagtatctaactgaaaatgaaaaactgaagtaaagacaacacaatatgtttctggatgttcggagatttgaataactcctacgtcaccccttctatctcaaggataggatattcactaaaagactttgatcgagtacaacacttgtacagactcacttcagttaggacttatctactcataaactgaaactcttagtataatacaatgatctctgtgagtaactgaacttagcacttattgaattatcaatattacagagtgctagtttgctcaacttgtagccttgattgctacgaatagatctaataagagtgagctgagattttgacagagtaatagcaagtttgagattgatagatcgTCGTCTTTTTTTTCAACttctctttagtcatatttatagacttatctttcaacggtaactttgaatttatgtatctGTTGATTGACActtcatcatttcttggacagtgttcttgattgctacttcattattgattgtaaaacggcgttttaatttcaatagccgaaatacgttgttctatgtggtgcggctttccatattcagttgctgtctgatatgtctttctgtctgttgaatgaactttcccgaggtatcttcagttgagagactttaatattttcggctgaatgttttaactgatcagttctcaactgatcagtttgtgtcagctgatttcagttgatcagtccagctgccgaattttctttcgcgtattagttgatttaatcgattgatttatgtttttgtcaaactccagaatttagtttccaacatgaTATGACTGAAGCATCAGGATTTGCACCCTCTTTTGTCATCGTAAAGATTCTGCCTTGAACTTTTCCTTTTCCAACCGAAAGAGGACAATTGTATATTGTGTGTCCCATTTCCTTACATCTATAGCAACGACCGCTTCCGATTAAACATTCTCCTTTGTGTGGCTttccacacttgggacacaatggtCGTTCACTATCTGTAGGAGGCAAAGGAAGCCTACTACGCTGCTCCATCTTGCCTTTGCCTTTATAACCTCCTCGAACATTTACACTTGAACCCTGACCTTTAGCTTGAAAACCTTGTCTCCTCAACTACCTTTCCTTCTCTATCTCTTGCTCATCATGTTCAGTAAGTAAGGCTCTCTCCACAATTTCTTGATATGTCCCCACCTTGGACATATGCACATCCCTTATAATTTCGGGCTTTAACCCACGAAGAAAGTGTtcacctttatccttgtcatTCTCGGCAATAAACGGAACAAATACACAACCTTCTTCAAATTTCAGTATGTACTCAGTAACAGACAAAGAAGCCTGTCTTAACTCAAGAAATTCTTTCACCTTCTTGGCCTTAATTTcccttgaaaaatatttggcaTGAAATAAATCTTTAAACTCGTTCCACTTCAGTTCTTTTACATTAATAGTCACTTTGGTGGCTTCCCACCAAATACGAGCAGTCTTGACCAACATAAACACAGCACAACCAACCTTCTCTTGATCAGTGAATTTCAAATAGTCGAAGATAGCTTCCAAAGCTTTGACCCATTCTAGAGCTACTAATGGATCAGGACCACCAATAAAATCAGGAGGATTCATCCGCCTGAAACGATCATAAGCACCATTTTCAGAACTGTTTGTCGTGCCTTGGACTCTTTCCTGAACTTGACCTTGAATCGTCGTTTGCATTGTAATGCCTGGAAATTTAATCctggtaatctgtaattattgagttataaatttgatatgattatgaaaggattaatcgggacacgaaataagatgtTATGTGAAGGGTGCggattgttggacagaacaagtggcgcccgagaggtaagaaatgaccgctcgagcgccaaagttcaatAACAACATATCTtggacagaaggtgtggcgcccgggtgGTAGTTTTTaactgcccgagcgccaaagtgtgATACGCCGAGCGTTGGACAGAAgatgtcgcgctcgagcggtaatttattaccgcccgagcgcgagtcatgcaagatGTAAATTCGCCACTTGTTTGGCTGCATGCacgtggatgtatatatatatatatatacaaacgttaAAAATCCTACAGAAACAAGAATCGAAGGAAAACTTTGGCCAAATTGTTCCTGAATCTTCAAATCgcgattgtgagaaatccgtccgtctgattttaaatccgacttcagtatcgagttcctagcaacgtaggctacaactggacataagttttgctacgttttgacatgtcttgaaattatgatgttgtcagaattgaatggaattcatatatgattgTCTTGATAtgctagacatcgtagaatcgaagtcagattgagaaatggactgattatgaaattgttatgaattgttagggtatattgatgtataccagacagatttgaattgtgattgagttacagattgtaatggatatgggttaggatttgtaattgatgtccggtgatttggtattgacggggatattgagacTGTAccattatgccgttgattttgaatcaaattcagattgttagtaattcgaaaggtatattgatatgagattattggtattgccattgtcagattgagggattgacagagtttggattccagacgaaactgcaacgaaaggtataagtcaatgtgtaatgggacatcgactcaagtaggatgtacttgagtttccctaaatcacatacttattatttgtttatcattgtatttaatgatttgatttaaatgcttgttctatggagttataggagcatgcattagacgagtaatcttgtgacagaagtacctgatagtggcaggtaaccacgggtacattgcacgatgtcacaagatatggcgatagaccatagtctatgacggatgcgtctggacactggatgttggttatatcgacttggatagaactggagtcttttctattactgtttgtcgatataggaatgccacatctggacaccgggatccctaggctaggattgagtctagtctaaatcgtggagtcacgagtattgtcgacagatcgatattgtttacatttctgattttgatttgtATTACTGTCACATGTTTCATGctgtatattgattatatgactgcatgttcgttgatttatattgggatttattctcaccggagttatccggctgttgtcttgtctgtatgtgtacttgacaacaggtgggacaggttcagggtccaagagatgaggagagatcgtgattagagtggaggctccggacttggattgtatatagggTGTGAACACTtaatagtagttgttgaaccttagtttgtactgatttgtagacggtacatgacttgtactttattatatactgagttgtatattagattgttgtcactacgtttcgcatttaaaaaaaaaaaattagaccctgttttataattgattaattagtcccaatgacgattaagaacttgattagtgtccgggtccccacaacaggtggtatcagagcgttagatccttgagattgagataggaactagtgagcggggtagactttgttttctttcctgcttttgattgctagcatgatttactgctttataatgcatgtttgtctgtttatctgatttgatttgaaaacatgtgttattgaatatgaattggaattaattctggatcagcagtaagatgattggAAGAGGATTGAAACCGGATTTTGTTTgggattgctaacccttttgagtttcagatatgcctccgagaagagtaccggaacagggtagcacatcgaaCCCTCCTATGGACGTTACAGTCACACCCATGGAGACACTTTTGAAAAGATTCCAATCATTCCATCCACCCACTTTGAAAGGAACCGAAAAttcagtggattgtgaaagttggctggatgatattgaaatgatgtttgattcgttggaatatatcgatgagaagagggtgaaactgataggacaccaattgcatgacattgccaagaactggtggatcaacacaaaaagggcattggaacaccgaggtacgattattacctggagtgtatttagaactgaattctatcagaggttctttccagtgtcatacaggaaagacaagggagccgagtttgcgaacTTGAAACAGGGCCAACTTAACATCGAGGAATACGTGGCCAAGTTTTCTTCACTGTTGcgctttgctccacatgtggcggaTCATGACGAGGCTGTGGCAGATCAATTCATTAACGGCCTGAATCCGGAAATATTTACGTTGGTGAATACGGGAAGACCGAACAACTTTACCGATGCtttgaatagagccaagggagccgaagccggtctgatgagacagagaggagcttcgtttatgcTTTCAGTGCCGGgatcacagcaaccacctcctcgatttgaaggtggcagcagtagtggcggAAAGAGGGACTTCTTGAAGACGAGAGGAAAGCTGttcaagaagtcagggagcagttcttctagtttTGGGAGTCCTCgccagagccagagctatactggacctatttgcaatacttgtggagggaagcatcccactgagcagtgccgaggagtgtttggcagctgccgtatttgcaagcaacagggacactttgctagagtgtgtccccagagaggtgcccagggattccaggcagctgagtcatctggatcagcgactcaggtaggtagacgaccatctgttGTTCATTCTTTTCAGTCAGCACTGTCTACCCAGTCCcaacagaggccaggaggaagccagacagtgagccagcctcccagacagcaggcccgagtgtttgctctgaccgaggagcaggcacaggatgcacctgatgacgttgtagcaggtaactgttttatttctggttatcctgcgtacgtattgattgatactggtgcatcacatacatttatctctgagaggtttgcattgagtcgtgcattaccaattgagtcgttgtctgcagtagtgtctgtttcttccccgttaggaacaggtttgatatcagtgaaatctgtgaaaccttgtatactgcagtacgatggacatacgattgagctagactgtattgtgcttgggatatctgattttgattgtattatcggtattgatacattgaccaagtacagggctacagtcgattgtttccacaagatagtgagattcggacctgagatggctgaggagtggaaattttacggtaagggttctcgagccagaattcctttgatatctgcattgAATATGacacagaaaggagcggatggattcctggtatattcagttgatttactgaaatcgagcccatcattggcggacttgccagtggtgtgtgaatttgctgatgtctttccggatgagattcctggattgcctccgattcgagagatagacttcagcattgagttgatgccaggaatagttccgatctcgagggctccttacaggatggcaccgatcgaattaaaagaattgaaagaacagttggaggatttactggccaaggggtatatcagactgagtgtttctccttggggtgctccagtactgttcgtgaggaagaatgATGGGTCGATGAAACTTTGtatagattaccggcaactgaacaaggcaacggtaaagaataaatatccattgccccgtattgatgatttgtttgatcagttgcagggttcttcggtgtattccaagatcgacttgagatctggataccatcaattgagggtcagggactctgatatctctaagactgcattcagaaccaggtatggacactatgaatttattgtcatgccatttggtttgacgaatgcaccagcagtatttatgggattgatgaaccgcgtattccagaaatatttggatgattttgttatcatattcattgatgatatattgatttattcaaagaaaatgattgagcatgctaatcatctgaggattgtgttgcgaaCTTTGAAGACGGAGAAACTGTATgttaaactgtcgaaatgcgagttctagttgaaacaggtgatatttttgggacatatcatatcaggagacgggatatctgttgatcccagcaaggtcgaggcagtgatttcttggccaagaccgacatctgtaccagagattcgcagctttatggatttggcaggatattatcgtcgatttattaaagatttctcgagcattgccaaaccgattacacagttgactcagaaaaatactccatttgtttggtctgaggaatgtgagaccagtttcctCGAGTTGAAAAGGAGAttaaccagtgcaccggtgttgactatcccgtcaggtactggtgattttgttgtttattgtgatgcatctcaccgaggattgggttgtgttttgatgcagcgagggcatgtgatcgtttatgcctcaagacaactgaaaccccatgaatctcaatatccaattcatgatcttgaattggcagccatagtctttgcgttgaaaatatggcgacattacctctacggtgagaaattcgaaatttattccgatcataaaagcttgaaatatctgttttcgcaatcagagttgaatatgagacagcgaagatggctggatttattgaaggactttgattgtgagatcaaatattatccagggaagtccaatgcagcagcagatgcactaagtcgaaaggtatgttctctatccttatcgactataggagtctcgaatttgattgaggaatgctgtttgtctggactagtatttgaaacagataagagaccaatgagattatatactattcaagcggaaccagagctgattgtgaaaattaaagcggctcagaaagatgatcagaatatacagaaatcgattgctatggttagggctggacatcgatcggaatatcaggtgagaaatggtattttgtatgtgaataatcgtcttgtggtGCCGGATGTTTcgaatttgagacagcagatactgacagaggcacacagcagccgatttagcattcatcctggtggcaggaaaatgtataatgacttgaagacacggtattggtggaagcaaatgaaagcagacattgctacatttgtatcaaagtgtctcaattgccaacaggtgaaagctgagaggaagaaaccaggaggattgttacagagtttgtctattcctgaatggaaatgggaacacatttccatggattttgtaacacaattaccgagatcctcccgaggttatgatgcgatttgggtcgtaattgatcgattgaccaaatccgcatgttttattccatacaaaatgacatatagatatgatcagatggccgatatctatgtcaaggaagtagttagattgc
Coding sequences:
- the LOC140839107 gene encoding uncharacterized protein; translated protein: MQTTIQGQVQERVQGTTNSSENGAYDRFRRMNPPDFIGGPDPLVALEWVKALEAIFDYLKFTDQEKVGCAVFMLVKTARIWWEATKVTINVKELKWNEFKDLFHAKYFSREIKAKKVKEFLELRQASLSVTEYILKFEEGCVFVPFIAENDKDKGEHFLRGLKPEIIRDVHMSKVGTYQEIVERALLTEHDEQEIEKER